The nucleotide sequence GGCTCGATCATGGCCGGCTGGTGCCTGGCGCACCACCAGGAGAACTTCCTGTACACCCACTTCGACGAGCTCTGCGAGATCTTCGCCCAGTACGACGTCGCCTTCTCGCTCGGTGACGGACTTCGTCCGGGATCGATCGCCGACGCCAACGACGCCGCGCAGTTCGCGGAACTCGACACCCTCGCCGAGCTGACCAGGCGGGCGTGGAAGCGCGACGTCCAGGTGATGGTCGAGGGCCCCGGCCACGTGCCGTTCCATCTGGTGCGCGAGAACGTCGAGCGCCAGCAGGAGCTGTGCGACGGTGCGCCGTTCTACACGCTCGGGCCGCTCGTGACGGACGTTGCGCCTGGCTACGACCACATCACGTCCGCGATCGGGGCCACCGAGATCGCCCGCTACGGGACGGCGATGCTCTGCTACGTCACCCCGAAGGAACACCTCGGGCTGCCGAACCGCGACGACGTGAAGACCGGCGTGATCACCTACAAGATCGCCGCGCACGCAGCCGACCTCGCGAAGGGGCACCCGGGCGCGCATGCTCGGGATGACGCGCTCTCGAAGGCGCGGTTCGAATTCCGGTGGCGGGACCAGTTCGCGCTGTCGCTCGACCCGGTCACGGCGGAGGCATTCCACGACGAAACCCTGCCGGCCGAGCCGGCGAAGACAGCGCACTTCTGCTCGATGTGCGGGCCGAAGTTCTGCTCCATGCGCATCTCGCAGGACATCCGCGATCAGTTCGGGCTCGTCACCGAGTCCGCGCGGGCCGCCGGGATGGTGGAGAAGGCCGCGGAGTTCAGGGATTCCGGCGGGAGGGTCTACCTTCCCGTGACGGCGCTGCGGGCGCAGTAGGGCTCGCAATGGCCGACCGATCGACAGCCGATGTGATCGTCGTCGGAGGAGGGATCATCGGGCTGAGCATCGCGTGGCGCGCCGCGCGGAGCGGGCGCTCGGTGCAACTCGTCGACCCGGCTCCGGCTCAGGGAGCCACCTTCGCGGCGGCGGGAATGCTCGCTCCGGTCAGCGAGTACAACTTCCAGGAGGATGCGCTCCTGCCCGCGATGCGGGAGTCCGCGGCACTGTATCCCGGATTCGTGCGCGAGCTGGAACCGGTGGACGAGGCGGTGGGTTACCTCCGCAACGAGACGCTGCTGGTCGGTGTCGACCACGGGGACCGGCAGGCGCTGGCAGATCTCCACGCCGCCCATCGTCGTGCTCAGCTCGACGTCGAGCCGCTGACGACGAGCGACGCTCGAATCCGCGAACCGTTGCTCGGGCCGCGGGTGACCAGTGTCTACCGTGTTGCGGGCGACCATCAGATCGACCCCCGCATGCTCGCGGCCCGGCTCCTCGACGAGCTCGTGCGCGCGGCCCGCCAGGGGCGGCAGGTGGGGATCGTCCGCGTGCAGGCAGTCGGGCTCCTGCATCTCGACCGGGCAGCGGACGACTCCGATGTCATCGGCGTCCGGCTGGCGGATGGTACGACGATCGGCGGGGCGGAGGTGGTGCTCGCGAACGGGGTCGGTGCGCGCGCCATCCAGGGACTTCCGGGTCGGCTCGATCTCCCGCTTCGGCTCGTGTACGGCGACGTCCTCCGGCTGCGGGTGCCCGAGCGGCTCCGCCACCTTCTCCGAAGCACGGTGCGTGCCCTGGTTCACGGGGAGAGCGTCTACCTGGTGCCCCGCTCCGACGGCACGCTCGTCGTCGGCGCGACGCAGCGCGAGGACGGCTTGGATGCTGTGTCCGCAGGTGGCGTGCACCGGCTCCTGCGTGACGCGCAGCAGGTTGTTCCTGCGGTGGGGGAGTTGCCGCTCATCGAAGCGACGGCGCGGCCGCGACCGGGCACACCCGACAACGCACCTCTGCTGGGCCGCGTTCGGAGCCGGAACGGCGCGGCCGTCCCCGGGCTGGTCGTCGCGACCGGCTTCTTCCGGCACGGGGTCCTTCT is from Microbacterium sp. LWH3-1.2 and encodes:
- the thiO gene encoding glycine oxidase ThiO, producing the protein MADRSTADVIVVGGGIIGLSIAWRAARSGRSVQLVDPAPAQGATFAAAGMLAPVSEYNFQEDALLPAMRESAALYPGFVRELEPVDEAVGYLRNETLLVGVDHGDRQALADLHAAHRRAQLDVEPLTTSDARIREPLLGPRVTSVYRVAGDHQIDPRMLAARLLDELVRAARQGRQVGIVRVQAVGLLHLDRAADDSDVIGVRLADGTTIGGAEVVLANGVGARAIQGLPGRLDLPLRLVYGDVLRLRVPERLRHLLRSTVRALVHGESVYLVPRSDGTLVVGATQREDGLDAVSAGGVHRLLRDAQQVVPAVGELPLIEATARPRPGTPDNAPLLGRVRSRNGAAVPGLVVATGFFRHGVLLAPLAADIALGLIDGRADPRWSPFRPDRFTTAPADLLAERLHR